From Paraflavitalea devenefica, the proteins below share one genomic window:
- a CDS encoding bifunctional 3,4-dihydroxy-2-butanone-4-phosphate synthase/GTP cyclohydrolase II: MLDTIESAIEDIKNGKMIIVVDDEDRENEGDFITAARNVTPEVINFMSKHGRGLICTPLPESRCEELQLGLMVNNNTALHETAFTVSIDLLGHGCTTGISAHDRAKTIQALINPATKPEDLGRPGHIFPLRAKQGGVLRRAGHTEATVDLAQLAGFEPAGVLVEIMNEDGSMARLPELIEIAKKFDLKLISIKDLIEYRLKRDSLIEEVVRVDMPTQWGHFKLIAFREKMTDIEHLALVKGEWKHDEPVLVRVHSSCFTGDILGSMRCDCGDQLHTAMEMVEKEGKGVIVYMNQEGRGIGLVNKLKAYKLQENGYDTVEANLHLGFPMDKRDYGIGAQILRALDITKLRLMSNNPKKRAGLLGYGLEVVEAVPIEICPNPHNEKYLTTKRDKLGHEILKG; the protein is encoded by the coding sequence ATGCTCGATACAATAGAAAGTGCGATTGAGGATATTAAAAACGGGAAAATGATCATTGTCGTAGACGATGAAGACCGTGAAAATGAAGGGGATTTTATCACTGCCGCCCGGAATGTAACCCCGGAAGTGATCAATTTTATGAGCAAACATGGCCGCGGCCTTATCTGTACGCCGCTGCCGGAAAGCCGTTGTGAGGAGCTGCAACTGGGATTGATGGTGAATAATAATACGGCCCTGCACGAGACAGCTTTTACTGTTTCCATTGATTTACTGGGGCATGGTTGTACTACCGGTATTTCGGCCCACGATCGTGCCAAAACGATCCAGGCATTGATCAACCCGGCTACCAAACCGGAAGACCTGGGCCGTCCCGGCCATATTTTCCCGCTACGCGCCAAGCAAGGCGGCGTATTGCGCCGTGCCGGACACACGGAGGCAACCGTTGACTTGGCCCAACTGGCCGGATTTGAGCCTGCGGGCGTACTGGTAGAGATCATGAATGAAGATGGTTCTATGGCCCGCCTGCCCGAACTGATAGAGATTGCGAAGAAGTTTGACCTGAAGCTTATTTCTATAAAGGACCTGATCGAGTACCGGCTGAAGCGTGATAGCCTGATAGAAGAGGTGGTGCGGGTGGATATGCCCACCCAGTGGGGGCATTTCAAGCTCATCGCTTTCCGGGAAAAGATGACAGACATTGAGCACCTGGCCCTGGTAAAAGGTGAATGGAAGCACGATGAGCCTGTGCTGGTAAGAGTACACTCTTCCTGCTTTACCGGCGATATCCTGGGCTCCATGCGTTGTGATTGCGGCGACCAGTTGCATACCGCGATGGAGATGGTAGAAAAAGAAGGTAAAGGAGTGATTGTGTATATGAACCAGGAGGGCAGGGGCATTGGACTGGTCAATAAGCTGAAAGCCTATAAGCTGCAGGAAAATGGTTATGATACAGTAGAAGCCAATCTTCACCTCGGCTTCCCGATGGATAAGCGGGATTATGGTATCGGCGCCCAGATCCTCCGCGCTTTGGATATTACCAAGCTGCGCCTGATGAGTAACAATCCTAAAAAACGCGCCGGCCTGCTGGGCTATGGACTGGAAGTGGTAGAAGCAGTTCCTATTGAGATATGCCCCAACCCGCACAATGAAAAGTACCTTACTACGAAGAGAGATAAATTAGGACATGAGATATTGAAGGGATAA
- a CDS encoding M12 family metallopeptidase: MKILSLLCMACLVMLLYACQKQNIEPQDTEKKETQAPHNINYFSLPPGGEYVNFQFANGKKLSLYKSDTMYLLEGDIALTPSQVEQLKIINDGSARTFRLEFTKHWPRGVVPFTFNANLSTASRNTIQTAMNEWEILVGGLDFVPRGSQANYIEFTESTINNSPVGMIGGKQIINLIENPTVDLTSAEHEIAHSLGLFHEQSRTDRGNFININLSNIKSGKLHNFQTYAEQGIPGTQFGAFDFNSIMLYPSLITDPDFVFNTSIPTMTRLNGTTWGWNFWISAGDEETVEAIYGPPYVRLRYELISNYDNGTYWENVNDVYLEFFADQQCTQPVNLNISHDFQIRSLSYIYSQVSLRWITNGDYTYRMNLPAGSHSYYIGQNSHHENYDASYNTLSGDETQFFYQGPNQR, translated from the coding sequence ATGAAAATCTTATCCTTGTTATGCATGGCCTGCCTGGTCATGCTGCTGTACGCCTGTCAGAAACAAAATATTGAACCGCAGGATACGGAAAAAAAAGAAACACAGGCTCCACACAACATTAACTACTTCAGCCTGCCTCCTGGTGGTGAATATGTGAACTTTCAATTTGCCAACGGGAAAAAACTGTCTCTCTACAAGTCTGATACCATGTACCTGCTGGAAGGGGATATTGCGTTGACGCCCTCCCAGGTAGAGCAACTCAAAATCATCAATGATGGCAGCGCCAGAACATTTAGATTGGAATTTACCAAACACTGGCCGCGTGGCGTGGTGCCCTTCACCTTCAATGCCAATCTTTCCACTGCCAGTCGTAATACCATCCAGACTGCCATGAATGAATGGGAAATACTGGTAGGTGGGCTGGACTTTGTACCCCGGGGCAGCCAGGCCAACTATATAGAATTCACGGAAAGTACCATCAACAACTCTCCCGTAGGAATGATCGGTGGTAAACAGATCATCAATCTTATAGAAAATCCTACTGTAGACCTCACCAGCGCAGAACACGAAATAGCACACTCACTGGGCCTGTTCCATGAACAGTCACGAACAGATCGTGGAAACTTTATCAACATCAATTTGTCAAATATAAAGTCGGGCAAGCTACATAACTTTCAAACCTATGCGGAACAGGGCATACCTGGTACCCAATTCGGGGCCTTTGACTTTAACTCCATTATGCTATATCCATCTCTTATCACAGACCCCGATTTTGTATTTAATACCTCTATACCAACCATGACACGATTGAATGGCACCACCTGGGGATGGAACTTCTGGATATCAGCCGGTGATGAGGAAACAGTGGAAGCCATTTACGGGCCGCCTTATGTAAGATTAAGATATGAGCTGATATCTAACTATGATAACGGCACCTACTGGGAAAATGTAAACGATGTGTACCTCGAATTCTTTGCAGATCAACAATGTACACAACCGGTAAACCTGAACATTAGTCACGATTTCCAGATCAGGAGCCTCTCCTACATTTATTCCCAGGTCTCTCTTCGCTGGATAACAAACGGCGATTATACCTATAGGATGAACCTCCCGGCAGGCAGCCACAGTTACTATATAGGCCAGAATAGTCACCATGAGAACTATGACGCCTCTTATAATACCCTCAGTGGAGATGAAACCCAATTCTTTTATCAGGGACCCAATCAACGATAA
- a CDS encoding alpha/beta hydrolase produces the protein MHTEISTGIMVETVALPSEFLDRTVTINFYLPAPGTRPEETSLLLVNDGQDLEAMGFDKMISYLSETRLVNPLFVAGIHGGDDRLNEYGMLAGPDFKGRGAKGAAYQRFIVEELLPYIYSHYKISSFKERAFAGFSLGGLSAMDMVWNHPGVFSKVGVFSGSLWWRSKDQDAKDYNGEKHRMMHRQVREGEYHPGQKFFFQCGTQDETEDRNKNGVIDSIDDTIDLMRELLQKGYRDGKDMYYLQLEKGKHDVVTWAKALPAFLKWGWRGKGEE, from the coding sequence ATGCACACTGAGATTAGTACCGGCATCATGGTTGAGACCGTAGCATTGCCATCTGAATTCCTGGACCGAACCGTAACGATCAATTTTTACCTGCCTGCCCCTGGTACCCGGCCTGAAGAAACCAGTCTGCTGCTGGTGAATGACGGGCAGGACCTTGAAGCGATGGGGTTTGATAAGATGATCAGTTACCTGTCGGAGACCAGGCTTGTTAATCCCCTCTTTGTAGCGGGTATTCATGGCGGCGATGACCGCCTTAATGAATACGGAATGCTGGCAGGCCCCGATTTTAAAGGGCGTGGCGCCAAAGGTGCGGCTTACCAGCGGTTCATTGTAGAAGAATTACTGCCCTATATATACAGTCATTATAAGATATCTTCTTTTAAAGAGCGGGCTTTTGCCGGCTTCTCGCTTGGCGGCCTGAGCGCCATGGATATGGTGTGGAATCATCCCGGGGTGTTTTCCAAAGTGGGTGTGTTTTCCGGTTCGCTGTGGTGGCGTTCAAAAGATCAAGATGCCAAGGATTATAATGGCGAGAAACATCGCATGATGCACCGCCAGGTAAGGGAAGGGGAATACCATCCCGGGCAAAAGTTCTTTTTTCAATGCGGCACGCAGGATGAAACAGAAGACCGTAATAAGAATGGTGTGATTGACTCCATTGATGATACGATCGACCTGATGCGGGAATTGTTGCAAAAGGGGTACAGGGATGGAAAAGATATGTACTATCTGCAACTGGAAAAAGGTAAGCATGATGTGGTTACCTGGGCCAAAGCTTTACCGGCCTTCCTGAAGTGGGGATGGCGGGGGAAGGGGGAAGAATAG
- a CDS encoding TonB-dependent receptor, translated as MRRSLTLFFLVLIGPLALWAQTNTPVTGRLVDADTKETIPGASLTVTAGSKKLQLLSAVDGRFTFVITEKATLEISSVGYLSKTVEVEPGASLGDISVANSQVAMKEVIVTGNIAIDRKTPIAVSTIRAGAIEERIGNKEFPEILRTMPGTYITKSGGGFGDSRINVRGFAQTNTAVMINGVPVNDMESGAVYWSNWAGLADIASSVQVQRGLGASKLSIAAVGGNINIVTKATEMEKGGQASATIGNDGYMKYTVGYNTGKGKNGLALSLLGSYTQGNGYVDGTKFKGWNYFLTLGWEINDKHTITLTATGAPQWHHQRSAAISYATLFGNPNDATTVVRGAKYNDSWGYYKGKEFSWSKNFYHKPVANLNYYWKINNRTDFSAVLYASLGRGGGTGPIGSIPNSGGTPTTYSGFTTPDDANGLVRFDDIEKWNSGVTPSPAIGSLPSNPQWTLAGPYQGKYVADLNGNGIIRRASMNEHNWYGSILNLTHDINSAISVNGGLDLRYYKGLHYRRVEDGLGVAAYYETKDLNNPGKYVAADDQDGTIDYNNDGIVKQVGGYVSAEYNKNKWSLFAAGSLSNTNYQRIDHFLYNKKTNPIWESAKKDFTGFVVKGGANYRLTDKHNVFANVGYFERAPFFNTVWPNNNNVDVNKNITNEKIFSVEAGYGFRSKLVSANVNVYRTEWKDKNFNQTFTDPSSGQQFRSNIAGLIALHQGIEFETTIRPINKLEIQGMLSLGDWKWKNNVSTVVTNDNSVPIDTVYIYTKGLKVGDAAQTTLNLSAGYEIIKGLKIRASYYFADNLYANFTPENRSNAAQEGVQAWKLPSYGLLDGMLSYTIKFNGTKVTFRLNVDNILDEEYIAESTTDNKYNPNPGTTGYDAKDFIIGNNGSGKKNTVYPGFGRTWTLGAKVNF; from the coding sequence ATGAGAAGATCACTCACTCTGTTCTTTTTGGTCCTTATAGGACCCCTCGCCCTATGGGCCCAAACCAATACCCCTGTAACCGGCCGGCTGGTAGATGCCGACACTAAAGAAACCATTCCAGGAGCTTCACTTACGGTTACTGCAGGTAGTAAGAAATTACAACTCCTTTCGGCTGTTGATGGCCGCTTCACTTTTGTGATCACAGAAAAAGCTACGCTCGAGATCAGCTCTGTTGGCTACTTAAGCAAAACCGTAGAAGTAGAACCCGGCGCCAGCCTCGGAGATATCAGCGTTGCCAACAGCCAGGTAGCGATGAAAGAAGTGATCGTAACCGGCAACATCGCTATTGACCGGAAAACGCCGATCGCTGTTTCCACCATTCGTGCAGGAGCCATCGAAGAAAGGATTGGCAATAAAGAGTTCCCTGAAATTTTAAGGACCATGCCTGGCACTTACATCACCAAATCAGGTGGTGGCTTCGGTGATTCCAGGATCAACGTAAGAGGGTTTGCCCAAACCAACACGGCGGTAATGATCAACGGTGTTCCGGTGAATGATATGGAAAGTGGTGCAGTGTACTGGAGCAACTGGGCCGGTCTGGCCGACATTGCCAGCAGCGTACAGGTACAACGCGGTTTGGGTGCTTCCAAGCTGTCAATCGCTGCTGTAGGCGGTAACATCAACATCGTTACCAAAGCTACCGAAATGGAAAAAGGCGGCCAGGCTTCTGCCACCATCGGCAACGACGGCTATATGAAATATACCGTTGGCTACAATACCGGTAAAGGTAAGAACGGATTGGCCTTATCCTTATTGGGTTCTTATACACAAGGCAATGGCTATGTAGACGGCACCAAATTCAAAGGCTGGAACTACTTCCTTACTTTAGGTTGGGAGATCAACGATAAACATACCATCACCTTGACCGCTACCGGCGCCCCCCAATGGCACCACCAGAGAAGCGCTGCTATCTCTTACGCTACCTTGTTTGGTAACCCCAATGATGCCACTACTGTTGTACGTGGCGCCAAATACAATGACTCCTGGGGCTATTACAAGGGTAAAGAATTTAGCTGGAGCAAAAACTTCTACCACAAGCCGGTAGCCAACCTGAACTATTATTGGAAAATAAACAACAGGACCGATTTCAGCGCTGTATTGTATGCTTCTCTCGGCAGAGGAGGTGGTACCGGCCCAATTGGTTCTATTCCCAACTCAGGAGGCACTCCAACCACATATAGCGGTTTCACGACACCTGACGATGCCAATGGCTTGGTACGTTTTGATGACATCGAAAAATGGAATTCCGGTGTTACTCCGTCTCCTGCTATCGGCTCACTGCCCAGCAATCCCCAATGGACATTGGCGGGCCCTTACCAGGGTAAATATGTGGCAGACTTAAACGGTAATGGTATCATCCGCCGTGCATCCATGAACGAACACAACTGGTATGGTAGCATCCTGAATCTTACCCATGACATTAATTCTGCTATTTCTGTAAATGGTGGTCTTGACTTAAGATACTACAAAGGCTTGCACTACCGCAGGGTTGAAGATGGATTGGGTGTTGCAGCCTATTATGAAACCAAAGACCTGAACAATCCTGGCAAATACGTTGCGGCCGATGACCAGGATGGAACTATTGATTACAACAACGATGGTATTGTAAAACAAGTGGGCGGTTACGTATCGGCAGAATACAATAAAAACAAATGGAGCTTATTTGCAGCAGGTTCATTGTCCAATACCAACTACCAGCGGATTGACCACTTCCTGTACAACAAGAAGACCAACCCCATCTGGGAGTCAGCCAAAAAAGACTTCACCGGTTTCGTTGTTAAGGGTGGCGCCAACTACCGTCTCACAGATAAGCATAACGTATTTGCCAACGTGGGCTATTTTGAAAGGGCTCCTTTCTTCAATACGGTATGGCCTAATAACAACAACGTAGATGTAAACAAAAACATAACCAACGAAAAGATCTTCAGTGTTGAAGCTGGTTATGGTTTCAGGTCTAAACTGGTTAGTGCTAATGTTAACGTGTACAGAACAGAATGGAAGGATAAAAACTTTAACCAAACATTCACTGACCCCTCCTCAGGTCAGCAATTCCGTTCCAACATTGCTGGTCTCATTGCCTTGCACCAGGGCATTGAGTTTGAAACAACCATACGTCCCATCAACAAACTGGAGATCCAGGGTATGTTATCGCTGGGCGACTGGAAATGGAAAAACAATGTATCAACAGTTGTAACGAACGATAACAGTGTTCCGATTGATACCGTTTATATTTATACCAAAGGATTGAAGGTAGGTGATGCCGCTCAAACAACGCTTAACCTGAGCGCCGGCTATGAGATCATTAAAGGTTTAAAGATCAGGGCATCTTACTATTTTGCTGATAACCTGTATGCCAACTTTACACCGGAAAACAGGTCAAATGCAGCTCAGGAAGGCGTACAGGCTTGGAAACTTCCTTCGTACGGCTTGTTGGATGGTATGTTGTCTTATACAATTAAATTCAACGGAACTAAAGTAACCTTCCGCCTGAATGTAGATAACATCCTGGACGAAGAATACATTGCAGAATCTACAACTGACAATAAATACAATCCTAATCCCGGTACAACCGGTTATGATGCCAAAGATTTCATCATTGGTAATAATGGCTCCGGAAAGAAAAATACTGTATATCCCGGCTTCGGAAGAACCTGGACACTGGGTGCTAAAGTGAATTTCTAA
- a CDS encoding TonB-dependent receptor has translation MRRSMIALFFLLAIGCSINVVAQVTTSNMTGVVKNEKGEELAGATITLRHEPTGSVFTVVSRAGGRFDVNNIPPGGPYNVKVSYVGYTDFTRGDINIPLGEKFDLQATLAGAGVELQAVTISAGRRNTTVKTGASTNISNRLVQNLPNVSRSLTNLTRLTPQSNGNSFAGMNNRYNNITIDGSLFNNNFGRSGDGMIPGGATSAISIDAVDQIQVNIAPYDVRQSGFVGGGINAVTRRGTNNWYGTAYGFYKSQDFTGEKVKGDKVDNADRSTKIFGASIGGPIIKDKLFFFVNYEQEKRTQPGQTFIAKDNPSSSGPNVTAVLKSDLDNLRQYLITNYKYDPGGYQGYNFETENKKFLGRVDWNITGKHRLTLRYTQSETDDDDQINASSTASPIPRIAGNSRRGGRTGGMAYTGSNFKNNVVVKSGVLELNSNFSSKITNQLIGSYTDNQLKRVPNSTVAFVDIMRDVDNVYISFGTDLFSYLNNISDKALNIADNVTINLGQHTVTGGVSYEYMQFANSFTGGAGPSYYRYASLADFLSNSAPTYFSVAYDPNNRLGIKVPEAKFAQLGIYAQDVWSPSDKFKLTYGLRVDLPFYPYDPPRNPALEAVTFKDENGNDEKFDVSKWPKQRPLFSPRVGFTYDPEGDKSIIVRGGTGLFTGRIPFIWLVNQVGDNGVIRAQFNASAAQLTNIRYNPDRTTYIPPQNEIPPVGTTIPTGRPSYTAVDKDFKMPQVWRSNLAIDRRFAGNYVFTLEAIYTKQINNAYFRNANLGAQNGTLGGAADKRPYYNVRLNDNIGQMIVLDNTDKGYSFALTAQVQKTFSQNWEAGLAYTWTLAEEVAIGSGDQSASGFNTNNIIFNPNKPDQGPSNYAVPHRIVANLSKRFNYWGGKMATTIGMFYSAQPQERYTYRYGSDINGDGQANDVLYIPKDPSEITFVEGFKVTSGGVTKTWSANQQRDAFFAFIENDNYLRKHKGQYMEKYGALLPWSHSLDIRVLQDFSLRTGTKKHTLQFSVDIINALNLINSEWGYRYQYTFGTFQDMGILGVPSASNNTGGEVFNRNAPKFTFNPENPKAGFQPNYSTTSTWGIQLGLRYIFNN, from the coding sequence ATGAGAAGATCAATGATTGCCTTGTTTTTCTTACTGGCTATCGGATGTAGTATAAACGTAGTGGCGCAGGTTACTACGAGTAATATGACCGGTGTCGTCAAAAATGAAAAAGGCGAAGAACTGGCAGGGGCTACCATTACCCTCAGGCACGAGCCTACCGGTTCTGTATTTACCGTGGTATCGAGGGCTGGTGGCCGTTTCGATGTCAACAACATTCCCCCCGGTGGCCCTTACAATGTAAAAGTTTCTTATGTAGGGTATACTGATTTTACAAGAGGTGATATAAATATTCCGTTAGGTGAAAAGTTTGACCTGCAGGCGACCCTTGCAGGTGCAGGAGTGGAATTACAGGCAGTAACTATCAGTGCAGGCCGCAGAAACACCACCGTAAAGACCGGTGCTTCCACCAACATCAGCAACAGGCTGGTGCAGAACCTGCCCAACGTTTCCCGCAGTCTTACCAACCTTACCCGCCTCACCCCGCAAAGCAATGGCAACAGCTTTGCCGGTATGAACAACCGCTATAACAACATTACCATTGACGGGTCTTTATTCAACAACAACTTCGGCCGTAGCGGTGACGGTATGATCCCCGGTGGTGCTACTTCTGCTATCTCTATTGATGCCGTAGACCAGATCCAGGTAAACATTGCCCCCTATGACGTTCGTCAGTCAGGCTTCGTAGGCGGCGGTATCAATGCCGTAACCCGCAGGGGTACCAACAACTGGTATGGAACAGCTTATGGCTTCTACAAGAGTCAGGATTTTACCGGTGAGAAGGTAAAAGGGGACAAAGTAGACAATGCCGACAGATCAACCAAAATATTTGGCGCCAGCATCGGTGGTCCCATCATCAAAGACAAGCTATTCTTCTTTGTGAACTATGAGCAGGAAAAGAGAACGCAACCCGGCCAAACATTCATAGCCAAAGATAATCCGTCCTCTTCAGGTCCTAATGTTACCGCTGTATTGAAAAGTGACCTGGACAATTTAAGGCAATACCTCATTACCAATTACAAATATGACCCAGGCGGATACCAGGGTTACAATTTTGAAACAGAGAATAAGAAGTTTCTGGGTCGTGTAGACTGGAATATTACCGGCAAACATCGTTTGACCCTGCGTTATACACAGTCTGAAACCGATGATGACGACCAGATCAATGCTTCCAGCACAGCTTCGCCCATCCCCCGTATTGCGGGCAACAGCCGCAGGGGTGGCAGAACCGGTGGCATGGCCTATACCGGTTCCAACTTTAAGAACAACGTGGTAGTAAAATCAGGTGTATTGGAACTCAACTCTAACTTCAGCTCCAAAATAACCAACCAGTTGATTGGTTCTTATACCGATAACCAATTGAAGCGCGTTCCCAACAGCACGGTTGCTTTTGTTGACATTATGCGGGATGTTGACAATGTATACATTTCCTTTGGTACCGATCTTTTCTCTTACCTGAATAATATTAGTGACAAAGCGTTGAACATAGCCGATAATGTGACCATCAATCTTGGACAACATACTGTTACCGGCGGTGTTAGCTACGAGTATATGCAATTTGCCAACTCCTTCACCGGTGGTGCAGGTCCCAGCTACTATCGCTATGCGTCCCTGGCCGACTTCCTGAGCAACAGTGCACCTACTTATTTTTCAGTAGCGTATGATCCTAATAATCGCCTCGGCATCAAAGTGCCTGAAGCAAAATTTGCCCAATTAGGCATCTATGCGCAGGATGTATGGTCACCTTCCGATAAATTCAAACTCACCTATGGCCTGCGGGTGGATCTGCCCTTCTATCCTTATGATCCCCCCCGGAATCCAGCCCTTGAAGCAGTTACCTTCAAAGATGAGAATGGAAACGATGAAAAATTTGATGTAAGCAAATGGCCCAAACAAAGGCCCCTGTTTTCTCCCCGCGTAGGCTTCACCTACGATCCCGAAGGCGATAAATCAATCATTGTGCGTGGTGGTACTGGTCTGTTCACCGGCCGCATTCCCTTCATCTGGCTCGTAAACCAGGTAGGTGACAATGGAGTAATCCGGGCCCAGTTCAATGCCAGTGCTGCACAACTTACCAACATCCGTTACAATCCAGACAGAACAACCTACATTCCTCCGCAGAATGAAATACCTCCGGTGGGAACTACTATTCCGACAGGCCGCCCTTCTTACACTGCAGTAGATAAAGACTTCAAAATGCCACAGGTATGGAGGAGTAACCTGGCTATTGACAGGCGCTTTGCAGGCAACTATGTCTTCACGCTCGAAGCCATTTACACCAAACAAATAAATAACGCCTATTTCCGCAATGCCAATCTCGGCGCTCAAAATGGCACGCTGGGCGGTGCGGCAGACAAAAGGCCTTACTACAATGTGAGGTTAAATGATAACATTGGCCAGATGATCGTATTGGACAATACCGACAAAGGCTACAGCTTTGCGCTGACTGCCCAGGTACAGAAAACCTTCTCCCAGAACTGGGAAGCTGGCCTGGCCTATACCTGGACACTGGCAGAAGAAGTGGCCATTGGCAGTGGTGACCAAAGCGCCAGCGGTTTCAATACCAATAACATCATCTTCAATCCCAACAAGCCCGATCAGGGTCCTTCCAACTATGCTGTGCCGCACCGCATAGTGGCTAACCTGTCTAAGCGCTTCAACTACTGGGGTGGTAAAATGGCGACTACCATCGGTATGTTCTACAGCGCACAGCCACAGGAAAGGTACACTTACCGCTATGGATCTGATATCAATGGCGACGGACAGGCCAATGACGTCCTGTATATACCGAAAGATCCTTCTGAGATCACTTTCGTAGAAGGATTTAAAGTCACTTCAGGAGGTGTTACCAAAACCTGGTCTGCCAACCAACAACGTGATGCATTCTTTGCATTTATTGAAAATGATAATTACCTGCGTAAACACAAAGGCCAGTACATGGAAAAATACGGCGCACTGCTTCCCTGGTCACATAGCCTTGATATCAGGGTATTGCAGGACTTCAGCTTACGTACAGGTACTAAAAAACATACCCTGCAATTCAGCGTGGATATTATCAATGCACTCAACCTGATCAACTCTGAATGGGGGTACCGTTACCAGTATACCTTTGGCACTTTCCAGGATATGGGTATTCTTGGTGTGCCTTCCGCCTCTAATAATACAGGCGGAGAGGTCTTCAACAGGAATGCACCTAAATTCACTTTTAACCCGGAAAATCCAAAAGCCGGTTTCCAGCCCAACTACTCTACCACCAGTACCTGGGGTATACAGTTGGGACTGCGGTACATCTTTAATAATTGA
- a CDS encoding ATP-grasp domain-containing protein, with amino-acid sequence MKKIGILFGKERSFPMAFVERINSKGVNGVMAEPVRIDKVVQGAADEYAVIVDRISQDVPFYRAFLKNAAICGTAVINNPFWWSADEKFFNNCLAVKIGVPVPKTVILPSYELPPDTSDQSFSNLTYPLDWEGIFSYVGFPAYMKPFAGGGWKNVYKLHNLEDFYSKHGETGQLVMLLQEEIIFEEYYRCYCIGGKHVRIMPYEPRNPHHLRYTSDFNPSQERLLQMEEIVLRINQYLGYDFNTVELAVRDGIPYAIDFCNPAPDADLPSVGEDNFNWVVETAANYAIERAMAHEPKRDNLTWGEYLKHSTAKQPLI; translated from the coding sequence ATGAAAAAAATAGGTATTCTCTTTGGGAAGGAAAGGTCATTCCCGATGGCATTTGTAGAAAGGATCAATAGTAAAGGAGTGAATGGTGTTATGGCCGAGCCGGTCCGGATAGATAAAGTAGTACAGGGCGCTGCGGATGAGTATGCAGTTATTGTAGACCGTATTTCACAGGATGTGCCTTTTTACCGGGCTTTCCTTAAAAATGCGGCTATTTGCGGTACCGCCGTCATTAACAACCCTTTCTGGTGGAGTGCCGACGAAAAGTTCTTCAACAACTGCCTGGCGGTTAAAATAGGCGTGCCGGTTCCCAAAACCGTCATCTTACCTTCTTATGAGCTGCCCCCCGATACCAGCGATCAGTCATTCAGCAACCTTACCTATCCACTGGATTGGGAAGGCATCTTCAGTTATGTAGGGTTTCCGGCCTATATGAAACCTTTTGCCGGTGGCGGATGGAAAAACGTATATAAGCTCCATAACCTCGAAGATTTCTACAGCAAGCACGGCGAAACGGGGCAGTTGGTCATGTTGCTCCAGGAAGAGATCATCTTTGAAGAATATTACCGCTGTTATTGCATTGGTGGCAAACACGTACGCATCATGCCTTATGAACCACGTAACCCACACCACCTGCGCTATACCAGCGATTTTAACCCTTCGCAGGAACGCTTACTGCAAATGGAAGAGATCGTATTGCGCATCAATCAATACCTCGGGTATGATTTCAATACGGTGGAGCTGGCTGTACGGGATGGTATTCCCTATGCCATTGACTTCTGCAATCCGGCGCCGGATGCCGACCTGCCAAGCGTAGGAGAAGACAATTTCAACTGGGTAGTGGAAACCGCCGCCAATTATGCCATCGAACGGGCAATGGCCCATGAACCCAAACGTGATAACCTCACCTGGGGCGAATACCTCAAACACAGCACTGCCAAACAACCTTTAATCTAA